Proteins encoded together in one Streptomyces sp. B1I3 window:
- a CDS encoding response regulator, with the protein MPREHRPARSVRVLLAEDRGMTRSALALVLGMEPDIEVVAEVAAGDQVVDAALVSRPDVALLDLELPGRSGLDAAADLREEVPDCRVLILTTSARPGSLRRAMEAGAVGFLVKDGPVGDLAQAIRRALTGETVIDPALAASALGAGPGPLTARERDALNAAADGATAADIAARLRLPERTVRDHLTSAIGKTGTRNRGEAVRAARHQGWL; encoded by the coding sequence ATGCCACGGGAGCACCGGCCGGCCAGATCCGTGCGGGTGCTGCTCGCCGAGGACCGCGGCATGACGCGCAGCGCGCTCGCCCTGGTGCTCGGCATGGAGCCGGACATCGAGGTGGTGGCCGAGGTCGCGGCCGGCGACCAGGTCGTGGACGCGGCGCTCGTCTCCCGCCCCGACGTGGCGCTGCTGGACCTCGAACTTCCGGGCCGCAGCGGTTTGGACGCGGCGGCCGATCTTCGCGAGGAGGTTCCGGACTGCCGGGTTCTGATCCTCACGACGTCCGCCAGGCCCGGCTCCCTGCGACGCGCGATGGAGGCGGGTGCGGTGGGGTTCCTGGTGAAGGACGGCCCGGTCGGGGATCTCGCGCAGGCGATCCGGCGGGCGCTCACCGGGGAGACGGTGATCGATCCGGCGCTGGCCGCCTCGGCGCTCGGTGCGGGCCCCGGCCCGCTGACCGCCCGGGAGCGCGACGCGCTGAACGCGGCGGCGGACGGGGCGACGGCCGCGGACATCGCGGCGAGGTTACGTCTGCCGGAGCGGACGGTACGCGACCACCTCACCTCGGCCATCGGCAAGACGGGCACCCGCAACCGCGGGGAGGCGGTACGGGCGGCACGCCACCAGGGCTGGCTCTGA